In Polaribacter pacificus, the genomic window GTTATTAAAAGAATATGCATTCCCTTCACTATCAAAAGAAAACGGAACTCTTTTGGTTGTCATTGATAATTTGCGTTATGATCAATTTAGAGTGCTAGAGCCTCTGTTTGCTAACTTTTACAAAAAGCAAATTGAGCACAGTTATTTTAGCATCCTACCTTCTGCAACTCAGTATGCTAGAAATGCCATTTTCTCTGGGCTAATGCCTTCTGATATGGAGAAAAAGTTTCCGAATTATTGGAAAAATGACACTGATGAAGGCGGGAAAAATCTTTTTGAAAATGAATTTTTAACCGCACAAATCAAACGTTTAAATTTAAATATTTCGCATCAGTATTTTAAAATCACCAATTTAAAAAACGGGAAAGAGCTGGCTGATAATTATCAAGCCACAAAACAAAATGATCTAACCGTTGTGGTGTATAATTTTGTTGACATGCTTTCACATGCAAAAACAGAGATGGACCTAATTAAAGAACTCTCCGGAGATGATAAAGCATATCGCTCCTTAACTGCCAGTTGGTTCCAGAATTCTCCCCTGTTCGAAATCATACAAAAAGCACAAAAATTAGGTCAACAATTAATAATTACCACCGATCATGGAACGATAAATTGTAAAAGACCGAGTAAAGTGATTGGTGATCGTGATGCCAGCAGTAATTTGCGTTATAAGACAGGTAGAAGCTTAACCTATAACGCCAAAGATGTCTATGCTGTAAAAGATCCAAAAGAAATTTCACTTCCAAGTTCAGCTATGAATAGTTCTTATATTTTTGCAAAAGAAGATGTTTTCTTAGCCTATCAAAACAATTACAATCACTACGTTAAATACTATAAGAACACCTATCAACACGGTGGAATCTCTTTAGAAGAGTTAATAATACCTTTCGCAATTTACAGTCCAAAATAAGTTAAAATAAGGCTGGTTTATCTTTCGTTTCTTCTTTGAGGTTTGTCTTTTTCAAACTATCTTTGAGTTTATGAAAAGAGATTACAACCTCACTGAACTTAAAAGTGTTGCTAAGGAGCTTATAGACAAGAGCTCTTCAAAAACCCTGTTGTTCTTTGGTGCTATGGGTGTAGGAAAAACCACCCTCATTAAAGAACTCTGTAAAGAACTAGGCATACAAGATGTGGCCAACTCCCCTACTTTTTCTTTGGTAAATGAATACAGAACAAAAGCTGATGAATTAGTCTATCATTTTGATTTTTATAGAATTGAAGACGAAACTGAGGCCTATGACATGGGAATCGAAGAATATTTTTATAGCAATGCCTGGTGTTTTGTAGAATGGCCAGAACATATTGAAAATTTACTACCTTTAGATGCTGCCGAAGTTCATATAGAGATGTTGGAAAATGGTTTGCGCAGTATTCAATTAAAAAACAAAGCATGAGTCATTATTCACCATTTAGTAAAGCAGATCTTTTACCTCAAGAAGAAATGCTCGAAATTAAAAAGCAAAAAGGAGAGCTTCTGATAGGACTTCCTAAAGAAACTTTTACAGAAGAAAAAAGAGTTTGCTTAACCCCAGATGCCGTTGGGGCCTTGGTTGCTCATGGACATCGAGTGGTCGTTGAGACTGGAGCAGGAAACAACGCCAATTTTACCGATAGTGAATACTCTGAAGCTGGTGCAAAGATTAGCTATGATCCAAAAGAAGCTTTTGGTTGTAATATTATACTTAAAGTAGCACCTCCAACCGAAAATGAAATTGAGTATATCAATCCTCAAAGTGTTTTAATTTCTGCATTGCAATTAAAAACTCAAACTAAAAAGTATTTTGAGTGCCTTGCCAAAAAAAGAATTACTGCCGTTGCTTTTGATTATATTAAAGATGAGCACGGTGTGTACCCAATAGTAAAATCTCTAAGTGAAATAGCAGGAACTGCCGCTATTTTAATTGCTGGTGAATTAATGAGTGGTGTTAGTAAAGGAAATGGTTTGTTGTTTGGTAATATTGGGGGTGTCGCACCTACTGATGTTGTTATCTTAGGAGCAGGAACCGTTGGAGAGTACGCAGCTCGTTCTGCCATTGGTATGGGTGCACGAGTTAAAGTTTTTGACAACTCTATTACCAAATTAAGAAAATTACAGCATGCTTTAAACATGCCTATTTATACGTCTACCATACAACCAAAAACACTTTCTAAAGCACTTATGCGCTGTGATGTTGCTATCGGTGCTATTCGAGGAAAAAATCGTTCTCCTGTCATTGTATCAGAAGAAATGATTGAGCAAATGAAAGAAGGAGCTGTAATTGTTGATGTAAGCATTGATAGAGGTGGTTGTTTTGAAAGTTCTATGCTAACTTCACATAGCAAACCTACTTTTCAAAAACATGGCGTAATTCATTATTGTGTGCCAAATATTCCATCGAGATACGCTAGAACAGCATCTGTATCAATCAGTAATATTTTTACCCCTTACCTATTGGAAATTGCAGAAGAAGGTGGTTTTGAAAATGCTGCTAGATTTGATAAAACACTTAGAAATGGCATGTATTTTTATCATGGGATACTGACAAACAGAACAGTAGCAGATTGGTTTGATTTGCCTTTTAGAGATATCAACTTATTGATTATTTAATCGTTAGAATTGCTTATTTTTGCAATCAAAATAGAGATAAATGGTTTGGTTTAAACGAGTTTGGTATTATTTAATTGGATTTACTTTAGGTAGTATTGTTGTCTATTTTATTTGGACAGGTAAGGAAGTCTCTTTTGATTATGGTCCAGATGCAAGAACTCTTAAAACAATCAGAATACGTGAAAAAATCTACTCTGATGATGCAAACCAAACACTTAAACTCAATCGCTTAGACACCACTGCAATAAATTATATTCTACAGAATGGAGATGTTAATTTTAGCAAAAGTGATCAACGAGCAAAACCTTGCGCAACTTATTATATAGAAGGTGAATTTCAAGATAAATTAATTGATTTGATTATCGTTCGCTGTGATTCTACTTCAACAATTGAAAAAGTGTTGGTAAAATAAAATTATTGATAGTTAACAACCCGGCCAGTTCCAGTGACTTCTCCTTGAGCGTTGTATTTTGTATATTCTAAAACACCATTCGTAACAGTCCCGCTTTCAGTTAATATACCATTTTTATCAAATTTTTTCCACTCTTTTTTTCCATTTTCATTATTGATGGTTCCAGATTCACTTTTCTTACCAGTTTTGTAAAATTTAGTATAGCTAGTAATTCCTTCAGCCCGTTTTTTAATTTCTGTCAGAATCCCATTTTTATCAAAATACTGCCACTCTTTAGATTTACCATCACTAGTAATTTTACCAATTTCTATATGCTTACCATTGTCAGAGTATTTGCGGTACTGTTGTACACCATCTTTTAATGAGCCTGTTTCTAAAAGGCGACCTTCTTTGTCAAGCTTTCTCCATTCTTTTGTTTTTCCTTTGTCTGATATAGTCCCACTCTCGCTTTCTTTTCCATCAGTGTAAAAAAGTATATAGTTTGTGACACCTTTAGAAAGCTTTCCGGTTTCTATTAAATTCCCGTTTTTATCAAACTTTTCCCAAGTTTGAGTGGCTCCAAAATCATATATTTTACCCAATTCACTCTCTTTTCCGTTTGGATAGAATTTTTTATAAGTAGTTACAGTATCAGTCACAATACCAATTTCTGTCAGCTTTCCGTTTTTATCGAATTTTTTCCAATTCTGTTCCTTATGCGTTTCTTGTGCATAGATTGCTGTTAAACAACAGAATAAAAATACTATAAAGGTTTTTTCTTTCATAAATTTGATTTACTTCTAATCAATGGTTTGTGTATTGATAGTCATTACCACATAAATTTACTACAATAGTAGCAAAAACAAAGGTGCTAGTCATTTAAAAGTATAAAAATTCACATTTATTTAACCCTAACAAAATAGTGATCAAACCTTACAATAACATACATTGATACTTATATAATAGCTCAAAAGTTATGCCATAGATTAAAAACGACACACAAGAAACAAGTACCTTATTTTACTACTTTTAGAGTTGTTCTCAATTGGATATTATTAGAAGAAGTACCTATAAGTACTCTAAAGTCGCCAGGTTCAACAACCCATTTCATTTCTTTGTTAAGCATTTTAAGAGTTTCTGAATCTATATCAAAAGTAACTTCTTTGGTTTCTCCTTTTTTTAGATGAATTCTTTGAAAGCCTTTTAACTCAATAATAGGCCTTGCAACAGTTGCAAAAAGATCTTTTATATATAGTTGTACAACTTCGTCACCGTCATAATTTCCTGTATTTGTAACCTTACAAGTAACACGTGTTTTTTCACCAGTATTTATTGTCTGGTTTTCTAATTGAATATCGCTGTAATCAAACGATGTATAACTCAACCCAAATCCAAACGGAAATAAAGGCTTGCCTGTTAAGTTGATATAATCATCTCCCCTTCCTGTAGGTTTATGATTGTAATAAAGAGGTAATTGGGCTTCGTGTACAGGAAATGTTATAGGTAATCTACCTGCAGGGTTATAATCGCCAAACAAAACATCAGCAATTGCAGATCCACCTTCATCTCCAGGGTACCAAACATCTACAATAGCCTGAGCATGATTGCTCCATGCATCCATTGTAATTGCACTTCCTCCAACCAATACAACCACCATAGGTTTACCAGTTGCTGCAACAGCCTTAATTAAGGATTCTTGATGCCCCGGTAATGATAAATAGGCTCTATCTTTAAACTCTCCTTCTTCAATCCCTACACAGACTACTGCTACATCACTGTTTTTTGCTATAGCAACAGCTTTGTTGATTTTTTCTTGCCAAGAGTTAGATAGTTCTGCATTCCAAATTAGTTTAAACCATACATTTCCGATGGTTTCATAGTACTCAATTTTAATAGCATACGATTTCCCTTTTTCAAAATAATAAGGAACAGTAAGTTGCTGAACACTTTGTTTTTTCCAATTGTCTAAAATCAATTTATTGTTAATATAGAGTCGATATCCATCATCACCTTTAATGCCAATATCAATCATTCCTGTTTTTGGAGATCTGATATTTCCATTCCATTGAACTGAATAGTAATCATAATTTATTTTTTCTTGATCGGGTGAAAATAAAGTCCATCTAAAATCAATTTTAGAATCAACTCGAATTAAATCAGGTGTACCGCTAAGCTTAATATTATTGTAATACCGACCTTCCAAACCTTGTTTTTTTTCTCCATTTTTTAAGGTGTATAGATACTCAGAAGGAATTGTTTGAAAATTATCAGAAGATCTTCCTGGGCCAGCAACATATTTGATGTTTACACCTTTTTTAAATTTATTTTGCAGCCCTTTTAAAATAGAAATAGATTCATTTCCTGGACCTGAATAACCACCAAGTCTTGCTTCTATCGCGTCAGTTCCAATCACCGCTATAGATTTAATATCTTTAGAAAAAGGCAAGGTTTGCGCTTCGTTTTTTAACAGTACTACAGATTCATGTGCTGCCTTTCTTGCTAAAAGTCGATGTTCTTTGTTTGCATTCCATTTACTAGCGTCTTCAGGGTTGATATATGGGTCTTCAAACAATCCTAGTTTAAATTTTGCTCGAAGAACTCTCCTTACAGCTTCATCAATGGCTGTTTGCTTTATCATTCCTGTCTCAAAAGCTTTGTAAAATAAAGGATAATGTTTGTAAGAGGTTTGAAAAATCACATCAAGGCCAGCTTCTATTGCTTGCTGAGTAGACTCCTCATAATTTTTTGCTGTAAAATGCAAGACGTTGGCACCTCCTGTAGCTCCTGCATCTGAAATCACAAAACCATCAAACCCCCAATCTTTTTTTAACACGGTATTTAACAACCAGTTGTTTGCAGTGGCTTGCGTTCCATCATATGAATTATAAGAGGTCATAATAGACCAAGCTTTTGCTTTTTGAACACTTGCTTTAAAGGCTGGAAAATAAATTTCCTCCATCAACCGATCATTGAAGTGAATTGGGTAACTATCTCTACCTCCGTCACCTACGTTAGAAACAAAATGTTTTGGAGTAGTCAAGACTCCTAGTTTTTCAAAAGGACTTATATAAGCAACTGCCATTTCACTTGTTAAAAACGGATCTTCTCCATAAGTTTCTTCAGTTCTACCCCATCGAACATCTCTTGCAATGTTAATTACAGGTGATAAAACTTGACGAATCCCACGTGTTTTGGTTTCCATGGCTATAGCTTTAGCTACTTCACTCATTAAAGGGGTATTAAAACTTGCTGCTAAACCGATGGATTGTGGAAATGTGGTTGCGCCTTCTCTAATTAAGCCATGCAAGGCTTC contains:
- a CDS encoding response regulator; this translates as MKKIEILWVDDEIDLLKAHVLFLEQKNYHTTTCTNGIDAIDLVSKNNFDIVFLDEHMPGMTGLETLTEIKQLQPNLPVIMITKSEEEAIMEEAIGSKIADYLIKPVNPHQILLSLKKNLDHSKLVSVKTTSTYQQEFRKISMDLALVNSYQGWIDVYKKLTHWELLLEQIDDSAMLGILEGQKAEANNLFFKFIKQNYADFLTDKEGPVFSHQLLKEYAFPSLSKENGTLLVVIDNLRYDQFRVLEPLFANFYKKQIEHSYFSILPSATQYARNAIFSGLMPSDMEKKFPNYWKNDTDEGGKNLFENEFLTAQIKRLNLNISHQYFKITNLKNGKELADNYQATKQNDLTVVVYNFVDMLSHAKTEMDLIKELSGDDKAYRSLTASWFQNSPLFEIIQKAQKLGQQLIITTDHGTINCKRPSKVIGDRDASSNLRYKTGRSLTYNAKDVYAVKDPKEISLPSSAMNSSYIFAKEDVFLAYQNNYNHYVKYYKNTYQHGGISLEELIIPFAIYSPK
- the tsaE gene encoding tRNA (adenosine(37)-N6)-threonylcarbamoyltransferase complex ATPase subunit type 1 TsaE, yielding MKRDYNLTELKSVAKELIDKSSSKTLLFFGAMGVGKTTLIKELCKELGIQDVANSPTFSLVNEYRTKADELVYHFDFYRIEDETEAYDMGIEEYFYSNAWCFVEWPEHIENLLPLDAAEVHIEMLENGLRSIQLKNKA
- a CDS encoding alanine dehydrogenase; translation: MSHYSPFSKADLLPQEEMLEIKKQKGELLIGLPKETFTEEKRVCLTPDAVGALVAHGHRVVVETGAGNNANFTDSEYSEAGAKISYDPKEAFGCNIILKVAPPTENEIEYINPQSVLISALQLKTQTKKYFECLAKKRITAVAFDYIKDEHGVYPIVKSLSEIAGTAAILIAGELMSGVSKGNGLLFGNIGGVAPTDVVILGAGTVGEYAARSAIGMGARVKVFDNSITKLRKLQHALNMPIYTSTIQPKTLSKALMRCDVAIGAIRGKNRSPVIVSEEMIEQMKEGAVIVDVSIDRGGCFESSMLTSHSKPTFQKHGVIHYCVPNIPSRYARTASVSISNIFTPYLLEIAEEGGFENAARFDKTLRNGMYFYHGILTNRTVADWFDLPFRDINLLII
- a CDS encoding DUF4258 domain-containing protein, translated to MVWFKRVWYYLIGFTLGSIVVYFIWTGKEVSFDYGPDARTLKTIRIREKIYSDDANQTLKLNRLDTTAINYILQNGDVNFSKSDQRAKPCATYYIEGEFQDKLIDLIIVRCDSTSTIEKVLVK
- a CDS encoding glycoside hydrolase family 3 C-terminal domain-containing protein, whose product is MDYNNNNDTTSLFKHLLFVFTLFLLSCADNDIKIYKDASQPIESRVDDLLGRMTLEEKFWQLFMIPGDLSDGREKYKHGIFGFQIATKGKSSGNAEQLLDYSEGGTAKETAILINDIQKYFIEETRLGIPIIPFDEALHGLIREGATTFPQSIGLAASFNTPLMSEVAKAIAMETKTRGIRQVLSPVINIARDVRWGRTEETYGEDPFLTSEMAVAYISPFEKLGVLTTPKHFVSNVGDGGRDSYPIHFNDRLMEEIYFPAFKASVQKAKAWSIMTSYNSYDGTQATANNWLLNTVLKKDWGFDGFVISDAGATGGANVLHFTAKNYEESTQQAIEAGLDVIFQTSYKHYPLFYKAFETGMIKQTAIDEAVRRVLRAKFKLGLFEDPYINPEDASKWNANKEHRLLARKAAHESVVLLKNEAQTLPFSKDIKSIAVIGTDAIEARLGGYSGPGNESISILKGLQNKFKKGVNIKYVAGPGRSSDNFQTIPSEYLYTLKNGEKKQGLEGRYYNNIKLSGTPDLIRVDSKIDFRWTLFSPDQEKINYDYYSVQWNGNIRSPKTGMIDIGIKGDDGYRLYINNKLILDNWKKQSVQQLTVPYYFEKGKSYAIKIEYYETIGNVWFKLIWNAELSNSWQEKINKAVAIAKNSDVAVVCVGIEEGEFKDRAYLSLPGHQESLIKAVAATGKPMVVVLVGGSAITMDAWSNHAQAIVDVWYPGDEGGSAIADVLFGDYNPAGRLPITFPVHEAQLPLYYNHKPTGRGDDYINLTGKPLFPFGFGLSYTSFDYSDIQLENQTINTGEKTRVTCKVTNTGNYDGDEVVQLYIKDLFATVARPIIELKGFQRIHLKKGETKEVTFDIDSETLKMLNKEMKWVVEPGDFRVLIGTSSNNIQLRTTLKVVK